Within Myceligenerans xiligouense, the genomic segment GTGGCAGCTCGGCAAACTCCTCAGGTGGGACGACGACGGTCGCGGCACCGGCGGGCGTGTCCGGAGCCTGGCCGAACGCGTTCCGACGGAGCTCCGGGGGACACCACCGGAGGCCGGTCCGGCGTCACCCTTCACCCCGCTCTACCTCACCCACGACGAGTACGCCGCGGAGCTCGCCAACGCCACGGTGCACGGAGTCCTGCACCTGAGCATCACGCCCGAGGGAGGCGGCCACGTCACACGCATGGCCGTGCTCGTGCGGCCGAACGGTCGGTTCGGCCGTTTCTACATGGCCCTGATCAAGCCGTTCCGGTACCTGTTCGTGTACCCGGCGCTCATGCGGGAGCTCGGCACGCAGTGGAGCCGCTACGGCGCGACGCGGTAGCGCGGAGCGCGATCTGCCGGAACGTCTTCGACGACTGACCGGTCCCCGAGGATCAGGCCCGCAGCCAGGCCGTCGTCGCGCCGGGGAGACGGCCGTCGTCGTCCAGGGGTGCGCTGGTGAGCAGGACCTCGCCGGCGGGCAGGTCCACGGGAACGTCGCCGAAGTTCGTGACGCTCACCCAGCCGTTGGGGCGGCTGAAGGCGAGCGCGTCGTCGCTCCCGGCGTCGAGCCAGGCCAGGCTCTCCCCCGTCTGCAGCTCGCGCCGCAGGGCCAGCGCCCGGCGGTACAGGGTGAGCGTCGAGTCGGGGTCGCCGTCCTGGACCTCCACCGCGTGGTCCGCGAACCAGTCGGGCTGCGGCAGGTCGGCCGGCGCGTCGCCGAAGCCGAACGACACCCCCTCGCGCGTCCAGGGCAGCGGCACGCGGCATCCGTCCCGCCCGACGTCGACGCCCGGGCTCCGGAAGAACGTCGGGTCCTGGCGGGCGCTGTCGGGGAGGTCGGGCACCTCGTGCAGCCCGAGCTCCTCCCCCTGGTAGAGGTAGGACGACCCGGGCAGCGCCAGTTCGAGGAGGGTCGCGGCGCGTGCCCGGCGCAGCCCCAGCTCACGTTCGAGCACCGGCTCGGCACCGCGCGCGAGCAGCCACTCCCTGCCCTGCTTCTCCGCCGTGTGGTCGCCGCCGCCCGCGCCGGCACCGCGCGGCGGCAGGCCGTAGCGGGTGGCGTGGCGGACGACGTCGTGGTTGGAGAACACCCACGTGGTGGACGATCCCGACTCCTCGGCGAGCCCGAGGTTGAACGTGATGATCTCGCGGAACTGCCCGGCGTCGAAGTCGGCCTCGAGAAGGTCGAAGTTGAAGGCCTGCCCCAGCCCGTGCGCGCTGGCATACCGCGCGCGTCGGTGGGCCGCCACCCACGCCTCGGCGACGGCCGTCCGGGGCGGGTCGTAGGAGTCGAAGACCTTGCGCCAGTCGGCGTAGATCTCGTGCACGTCGTCCCGGTCCCACAACGGGTGGTCGCCGTCCTTGGGGATGGCGTCGAGCTCGGCCTGGCTGGGCAGTTCGTCGCCGAGGTCCTTGGCGAGCCCGTGCGCCACGTCCACCCGGAAGCCGTCGACACCGCGGTCGGACCAGAAGCGCAGCGTGTGCAGGAAGTCCGCCCGCACCTCCCGGTTGTTCCAGTTCAGGTCCGGCTGCTGGACGGCGAAGTGGTGCATGTACCACTGCCCGTCCCCCACCGGCTCCCAGGCGGGGCCGCCGAACACGGACGTCCAGTCCGCGGGCGGCTCCGCCCCGTCCGGACCCGTGCCGTCGCGGAAGATGTAGCGGTCGCGGGCTGCCGAGCCCCGGGGCGAGGCCAGCGCCTCCTGGAACCAGACGTGGCGGTCCGAGGTGTGGTTGGGCACGAGGTCGACGATCAGCTTGATGCCGGCATCGTGCAGTGCCACCACCAGAGCGTCGAAGTCGTCGAGCGTGCCGAGACGCGGGTCCACGTCCCGGTAGTCGTCCACGTCGTAGCCGCCGTCGGCCAGCGCCGACGGGTAGAACGGGCTGAGCCAGACGGCGTCCACGCCGAGGTCGCGCAGGTACGGCACGCGGCTCGTGATGCCCGGCAGGTCGCCCAAGCCATCCGCGTTCGAGTCGGCGAAGGCTCGCGGATAGATCTGGTAGACGGCGGCCTGACGCCACCAGTTGGCGTCGTCGTCGGCGGTGTCGGGGGTCAGGTCGGTCTCGACGACTTCGGTCATGAGGCGGTTCGTCTCCTTGCCTTCGACGGTGCGGCCGGCGGACGGCGGCACCTCAATCTAACGTCTGGACCGACGAGCCTCTCCCCGGCCGCTGTCGGCCGCGTGTCGGCCGCGTGCGGGCCGCGCATCAGCCGCGCAGGCGTACCGAGAGGCAGGTGACACAGCCCTCGAGCTTCTCGAACTCCGTGAGGTCGACGGCGACCACCCGCAGACCGCGCGCCTCGAAGAGCTCCTTGGTGCGGGGTGCGCTGGTCGACATCAGCACCGTCGTCCCGTCGAGGACCACGACGTGCGACCCCGCCTCCTCCGGGACCGGCAGGAAGCCGGGCCACACGGACGGGTCGTCGACGAGCGGCTCGTAGCCGACGACGGTCCCGTCGGGCAGGGCCGTCACCGCGGACTTGAGGTGGAGCACCTTCGTGAGCGGCACCCCGATCACCGTGGCGCCGAGCGGTTCCAGATGGGCGGCGAGCTGGTCGACACCCGCCTGGTTGGTCCGGCCGCCGAGCCCGACCCAGACCGTGCCGTCGTGCTTGAGCACGTCACCGCCGTCCAGCGTGCCCGGCGACTCGATGCGCGCGACGCGGTAGCCGAGTCCACGGAGCGTGCGCTCGGTGCCGGCGGTCTCCGGCTTGCGCTCGTCGGCGCCCGGCCTGGAGATCACGGCGAGGCCGCCGTACACGAGCACGGTGTCCTCGACGAACACGGAGTCGGGGCAGTCGTCGGCCGGGGGCACCTCGACCGTCTCCCAGCCCTCGTCGCGCAGCGCCGCGACGTACGCCTGCCACTGCCGGCCTGCCAGGTCCACGTCGACCGGTTGCCGGTCGATGTGGGTGACGAGGCCCTCCGCGAGGCGAGGGCCGGGACGACGGACGAGAGCTTTGCGGGTCATGGGGAGATCCTCGCAGAGGACCCGGGTCGGACCCGGCGACGGCGTACCGGTTGCCGGCGGGGCTCAGTTGCCGGTGGGGCTCAGGAGGCGATCCGCTCGCTCACGTCGCGCCCCTCGCCGGCCGGCGGGGCGTCTCCGTCGGCCCCGCTGATCTCCGCCCAGACCGCGTCGAGGGAGAGTCCCAGGACATCGGCGATCGCCGCGATGGTCGGGAAGGCGGGGGTCGCCACGCGGCCCGACTCGATCTTCCGGAGGGTCTCCGGCGAGACGCCGGCGTCGAGCGCGGTCCGGAGCATCGAGCGCTCCCCCCGGGCGCGACGGAGGACGGCGCCCAGGCGCCGTCCACGTTCGACGTCGGCGGGGCTGAGCGGCAATCTGACCATGGGCACGATTCTAATACCGGTACAGTATTCCCGGTATAGTTATTGGTCACGCGACAAGGTGCCCCCACATGATCGAGATCCTCACCCCGGCCGAGCTGGCCCGAGCCCGGGACACCGGCGCGCTGGTCGCCGACATCCTGGAGACCCTTCGCGGCCGCAGCACGGCCGGGACGAACCTCCTGGACATCGACCGCTGGGCCCAGGAGATGATCCTCGGGGCCGGCGCGCGGTCCTGCTACGTCGACTACGCGCCGTCCTTCGGGCGCGGGCCCTTCGGCCACTACGTCTGCACGGCCGTGAACGACGCCGTGCTCCACGGGATGCCCCACGACTACGCACTGGCCGACGGCGACCTGCTGACACTCGACCTCGCCGTCTCCCTCGGCGGGGTCGCCGCCGACTCCGCCGTCAGCTTCGTCGTCGGCGGCTCGGAACCCTCGGAGAGCGTCGCGATGAGCGTCGCGATGATCGAGGCCACCGAACGCGCGCTGTCCGCCGGAATCGCCGCGGCCGGCCCGGGAGCTCGCCTCGGCGACGTCTCCCACGCCATCGGTTCGGTCCTCGGCGAGGCGGGGTACTCGATCAACACCGAGTTCGGCGGGCACGGCATCGGATCGACCATGCACCAGGACCCGCACGTCGCCAACACGGGACGGCCCGGCCGCGGGTACCGGCTGCGTCCGGGCCTCCTGCTCGCACTGGAGCCCTGGGTCATGGCCGACACCGCCCGGCTCGTGACCGACCCCGACGGGTGGACGCTCCGCAGCGCGACGGGCTGCCGGACGGCCCACAGCGAGCACACGATCGCCGTCACGGACGACGGCGCCGAGATCCTCACCCTGCCGACGGTCACCAGGACCAGCCGCGCGAGCTGAGCTCCAGCTCCTCCCGTAGCCGCTCGTCCGCGGGCGACAGATCGTCCGCCCGCAGGGGCGCCGACTCCGTCGGCACGCCCGCGAGACGGCATGCCTCGCGCAGCAGCGCGTCGTACGCCCCCTGCACGGCACGCCAGTGGTGGGCGCGGGCATACAGGCCAGGATCTTCCTCGACATGGCGCAGCTCGGACGCGAGATCACCCAGCCGGGTCTGCAGCCGCAGGGTGACCAGCGGATCCGGAGCCCGTGCCGAGCGCGCCGAGAAGCTCCAGGCCATGGCTTCCACCGCCA encodes:
- a CDS encoding glycoside hydrolase family 13 protein; its protein translation is MTEVVETDLTPDTADDDANWWRQAAVYQIYPRAFADSNADGLGDLPGITSRVPYLRDLGVDAVWLSPFYPSALADGGYDVDDYRDVDPRLGTLDDFDALVVALHDAGIKLIVDLVPNHTSDRHVWFQEALASPRGSAARDRYIFRDGTGPDGAEPPADWTSVFGGPAWEPVGDGQWYMHHFAVQQPDLNWNNREVRADFLHTLRFWSDRGVDGFRVDVAHGLAKDLGDELPSQAELDAIPKDGDHPLWDRDDVHEIYADWRKVFDSYDPPRTAVAEAWVAAHRRARYASAHGLGQAFNFDLLEADFDAGQFREIITFNLGLAEESGSSTTWVFSNHDVVRHATRYGLPPRGAGAGGGDHTAEKQGREWLLARGAEPVLERELGLRRARAATLLELALPGSSYLYQGEELGLHEVPDLPDSARQDPTFFRSPGVDVGRDGCRVPLPWTREGVSFGFGDAPADLPQPDWFADHAVEVQDGDPDSTLTLYRRALALRRELQTGESLAWLDAGSDDALAFSRPNGWVSVTNFGDVPVDLPAGEVLLTSAPLDDDGRLPGATTAWLRA
- the map gene encoding type I methionyl aminopeptidase, with amino-acid sequence MIEILTPAELARARDTGALVADILETLRGRSTAGTNLLDIDRWAQEMILGAGARSCYVDYAPSFGRGPFGHYVCTAVNDAVLHGMPHDYALADGDLLTLDLAVSLGGVAADSAVSFVVGGSEPSESVAMSVAMIEATERALSAGIAAAGPGARLGDVSHAIGSVLGEAGYSINTEFGGHGIGSTMHQDPHVANTGRPGRGYRLRPGLLLALEPWVMADTARLVTDPDGWTLRSATGCRTAHSEHTIAVTDDGAEILTLPTVTRTSRAS
- the ddaH gene encoding dimethylargininase encodes the protein MTRKALVRRPGPRLAEGLVTHIDRQPVDVDLAGRQWQAYVAALRDEGWETVEVPPADDCPDSVFVEDTVLVYGGLAVISRPGADERKPETAGTERTLRGLGYRVARIESPGTLDGGDVLKHDGTVWVGLGGRTNQAGVDQLAAHLEPLGATVIGVPLTKVLHLKSAVTALPDGTVVGYEPLVDDPSVWPGFLPVPEEAGSHVVVLDGTTVLMSTSAPRTKELFEARGLRVVAVDLTEFEKLEGCVTCLSVRLRG
- a CDS encoding helix-turn-helix transcriptional regulator; protein product: MVRLPLSPADVERGRRLGAVLRRARGERSMLRTALDAGVSPETLRKIESGRVATPAFPTIAAIADVLGLSLDAVWAEISGADGDAPPAGEGRDVSERIAS
- a CDS encoding DUF2867 domain-containing protein — translated: MRVPASAHTERDWLIHEIARDFEVEDVWEIPAGLTPETFPRAVEELASGDPSDSPSAISRFLFAVRWQLGKLLRWDDDGRGTGGRVRSLAERVPTELRGTPPEAGPASPFTPLYLTHDEYAAELANATVHGVLHLSITPEGGGHVTRMAVLVRPNGRFGRFYMALIKPFRYLFVYPALMRELGTQWSRYGATR